The genome window TTCAATAATGTGTCGGCATTTCCCATAAATAATTTAATCTGGACGGGCATGTGAAAGACCGGCGGGGCGTTCGTTTGAACCTGATGAATATTTGCAACAAATTGATAATTACTACCTGAGGGTGTACAGCTCCAGTAAATATTATAAATTGGATAACCCTGTCCATAGACCCATTCATCAAAGAACCAAGTTAGATCTGTCCCATAGACCTGATTGAATATCCGTTTTAAATCTTCGGTGCTGGCACAGCCATATTCAAATGAATCACGATAGACGGCCAGGGCATTGAAAAATTGTTCTTGATTCAAGTATCTGAGCATATGGACAACCCAGGATGCCTTGCAATAGGTATGTCCCCAGTCAAATAGTTGGCTTAATGGTGGATTGTAGATAGGATGGCGCGACTGGGCATCAGCTGTAAAATAATCATTTGCCCGATTCTTCATCGTAGTAATAAAATTATTATAGCCAAAACGATACCAGTTATAATTTGCATCGCTGTATGTAGCAAATCCTTCATTGAGCCAGATATCCCGGAAATCAACACAGGTGACCATATCACCCCACCATTGATGGGAGAGTTCGTGCGCCATTCCGTTTTCCGAGCTGTTTATTATCCACCAGCGATGGATTGTGGTCTGAGTTTGATGTTCCATTCCGCCCCAGGCAAAGGGGTATACTGCATCCTGTCCATAACGGCTGAACGGATAATCACCATAAAGAGAGTCAAATAGATACATTGCATCCGGAAGATGCTGGAATGCAATTACCGACTGAGTTGAATCCTGGGACCAGATAAAGTGCCTGATTTCAATTGAATCACCATCCGGGTCATGATACCATTGGGACCATTTAGCAAACCTTGAAACACCGAAATGCATAAGATATGTAGTAATCGGACTTGTCTCTTCATAAGTCCAAGTTTTAGTATTATTAGGATTATTTACAACATTTATCAATTGCCCATTGGCACAGACGACAAAGGTATCGGGCGCAGTGACACTTATAATACATCCCTGGTCAGCCTTATCAAATGGTTCATCATAACAGGGCATCCATCTTCTTGCATCCCAGGGCTCACCGAGGGTATAGGCAAGTGAATGAAGGGTA of candidate division WOR-3 bacterium contains these proteins:
- a CDS encoding M1 family aminopeptidase — translated: MWFAFLLFLQWGNEEIENKYFCPTPGRYYPLAESLHSFDVLKYHLDLFVPMTSRALQGVNRIKCKSNTNGLNFVTLHSYSLTIDSVKVNNINATYSTANETLHINLPQQFNYGDSFNIAVYYHGSWSVTSSQTGFCYWPKNYNSNTLHSLAYTLGEPWDARRWMPCYDEPFDKADQGCIISVTAPDTFVVCANGQLINVVNNPNNTKTWTYEETSPITTYLMHFGVSRFAKWSQWYHDPDGDSIEIRHFIWSQDSTQSVIAFQHLPDAMYLFDSLYGDYPFSRYGQDAVYPFAWGGMEHQTQTTIHRWWIINSSENGMAHELSHQWWGDMVTCVDFRDIWLNEGFATYSDANYNWYRFGYNNFITTMKNRANDYFTADAQSRHPIYNPPLSQLFDWGHTYCKASWVVHMLRYLNQEQFFNALAVYRDSFEYGCASTEDLKRIFNQVYGTDLTWFFDEWVYGQGYPIYNIYWSCTPSGSNYQFVANIHQVQTNAPPVFHMPVQIKLFMGNADTLLNIPVTGSPTHIELLVSHNVDSIRFDPNTWILCKSYIYTGIEEMSKENLDNKILLQSNPMRELRFDYTINTKAYVQFKIYDATGRIIKASEPQMKQSGYHKIHIKGLPAGVYFVKMVVNSEKGFVFEEAKKIVIVN